The Allofrancisella frigidaquae genome has a segment encoding these proteins:
- a CDS encoding MFS transporter, translating to MNNRVSLIAIIVWLTCASFFMYEFLLRTILGTFEHQIITDLNLNLFTFSILSSTAYQITYGLMQIPAGVITGKLGLKKTLSLAILICVLGVGLFSLCNSFTAALIYRMTIGFGASFGFLCLLIAVYDWLPHKHIGLYIGLSQFIGVMGPMLAAGPLDSLSQAGGVGWRFISITLAIIGLILAAVTIMVVKNNNQELNKVIILSNPSSIVSEIKALFSNTQIWLIAIFSATTYLAIEYLSENTTKNFLGLNGYSSQLGSYLITIAWLGYGLGCPSLGFISDTLKRRKPIMILAICLTFISLVTIIFFPINNLILYTSFICLGFGASGQSIGFAIIAEQCKSKYRATGLGINNFLITLSVAIGSPIISSILGMLSNENKVSIYDYKISLSILLVFTALGIVISVFFIKETFCRSTKEVIMLD from the coding sequence ATGAATAACAGGGTCTCTTTGATTGCAATAATAGTTTGGTTGACTTGTGCTAGTTTTTTTATGTATGAGTTTTTACTTAGAACTATCCTAGGAACATTTGAACATCAAATAATTACTGATTTGAACCTAAACTTGTTTACCTTTAGTATCCTTAGTTCAACCGCATACCAAATAACATATGGATTAATGCAAATTCCAGCCGGTGTAATTACTGGTAAATTAGGCTTAAAAAAAACTCTTAGCTTAGCTATTTTAATCTGTGTATTAGGTGTCGGGTTATTTAGTTTATGTAATAGTTTTACTGCAGCACTTATTTATAGAATGACGATAGGTTTTGGTGCTTCTTTTGGTTTTTTATGTCTACTAATAGCTGTTTATGATTGGCTACCACATAAGCATATTGGTTTATATATAGGATTATCTCAGTTTATAGGTGTAATGGGCCCAATGTTAGCTGCTGGGCCTTTGGATTCATTATCACAAGCTGGCGGTGTAGGTTGGCGCTTTATATCCATAACACTAGCTATTATAGGGCTAATATTAGCAGCTGTAACCATAATGGTAGTAAAAAATAATAATCAAGAATTAAACAAAGTTATTATATTAAGTAACCCATCATCTATTGTTAGTGAAATAAAAGCCTTATTTTCTAATACACAAATATGGTTAATTGCTATTTTTTCTGCTACAACATATCTAGCTATAGAGTATTTATCTGAAAATACTACAAAAAATTTCTTAGGGTTAAATGGCTATAGCTCACAGTTAGGATCTTATTTAATTACAATAGCTTGGCTTGGCTATGGATTAGGTTGTCCAAGTTTAGGGTTTATATCAGATACCTTAAAACGAAGAAAACCAATCATGATTCTTGCTATTTGCTTAACATTTATTTCTTTAGTTACGATAATATTTTTTCCTATAAATAACCTTATATTATATACATCATTTATTTGTTTAGGATTTGGCGCAAGTGGTCAAAGTATTGGATTTGCAATTATTGCTGAACAGTGTAAATCTAAATATAGAGCTACTGGATTAGGAATAAATAATTTTCTAATAACACTGTCTGTAGCAATTGGTTCGCCGATTATTAGTAGTATATTAGGTATGCTCTCTAATGAAAATAAAGTGTCGATATATGATTACAAAATAAGTCTAAGCATTTTACTTGTTTTTACAGCTTTAGGTATAGTTATTAGTGTGTTTTTTATCAAAGAAACATTCTGTAGATCGACAAAAGAAGTGATTATGTTAGACTAA
- the infA gene encoding translation initiation factor IF-1 yields the protein MAKEDCIEMEGVVLEALPNTMFRVELENGHIVTAHISGKMRKNYIRILTGDKVVVEITPYDLTKGRIKFRSK from the coding sequence ATGGCAAAAGAAGATTGTATAGAAATGGAAGGGGTGGTTTTAGAAGCTCTTCCTAACACAATGTTCAGAGTTGAGTTAGAAAATGGTCACATTGTAACAGCTCACATTTCTGGGAAAATGAGAAAAAATTATATTCGTATCTTAACGGGTGATAAGGTTGTTGTTGAAATAACTCCTTATGATTTGACAAAAGGACGTATTAAGTTCCGTAGTAAATAA
- a CDS encoding sulfite exporter TauE/SafE family protein, whose protein sequence is MENNLLFELIIFLVAVLGGTVGSVVGLGGALVITPLLSTVLGVPLHYTIGASLVAIICTSSATSIVSLKSHGFTKEKLGVFLALAAGIGGTLGAKLAISIKPATLFLIFGGVLVVVAFLSFSKRQTSQQQFSSKLAEKLQLNDKFMVDNQEIHYNVDKPGLGFLSMLGAGFIGGLLGIGAGAFKVIAMDKIMKIPFKVSASTSNFIMGITAFAATSTYYFAGYIDSVITLPVALGTLLGATIGSKIMPFVSVKVLRLTFFIIILLAAIQMISKGLLL, encoded by the coding sequence TTGGAAAATAACCTTTTATTTGAATTAATCATTTTTCTAGTAGCAGTGTTAGGTGGAACCGTAGGATCTGTTGTTGGATTAGGGGGAGCATTAGTTATTACCCCCCTACTATCAACAGTTTTAGGGGTTCCTTTACACTATACTATTGGAGCATCTTTAGTTGCTATAATATGTACATCTTCAGCAACTTCTATAGTATCTTTAAAATCCCACGGGTTCACAAAAGAAAAACTTGGTGTTTTCTTAGCATTAGCAGCAGGAATTGGAGGAACACTTGGAGCAAAGCTAGCAATATCTATAAAACCAGCTACTTTGTTCTTAATTTTTGGAGGAGTACTTGTCGTGGTAGCATTTTTAAGTTTCTCAAAACGACAAACTTCTCAGCAGCAGTTTTCTTCGAAACTAGCAGAAAAACTACAACTTAATGATAAATTTATGGTTGATAATCAAGAAATACACTATAACGTTGATAAACCTGGCTTAGGTTTTTTAAGTATGCTAGGTGCTGGATTTATTGGTGGGTTACTAGGTATAGGTGCCGGAGCATTTAAAGTTATTGCCATGGATAAAATAATGAAAATTCCATTTAAAGTAAGTGCTTCTACAAGCAATTTTATCATGGGAATAACTGCTTTTGCTGCTACTTCTACTTATTACTTTGCTGGTTACATTGATAGCGTAATCACTCTACCAGTTGCATTAGGAACTTTACTAGGAGCTACAATAGGTTCTAAAATTATGCCTTTTGTCTCGGTAAAGGTTTTAAGGTTAACATTTTTTATTATTATTTTATTAGCAGCTATCCAAATGATCAGTAAAGGGCTACTTTTATGA
- a CDS encoding DUF1634 domain-containing protein — translation MTKNQIIYKVLKSNLIISIVILIIGFFYRSYEVINCSSQYIINYQETVAIKIINFGLFLIIIFPVLRIFLEFCFFIKEKNYTYIIICLLLFSVIGISIIS, via the coding sequence ATGACAAAAAATCAAATTATATATAAAGTTTTAAAATCTAACTTAATCATTTCTATAGTAATTCTAATTATAGGTTTTTTCTATAGGAGCTATGAAGTCATTAATTGTAGTAGTCAATATATAATAAATTATCAAGAGACTGTAGCGATAAAAATTATAAATTTTGGGCTATTCTTAATAATTATTTTCCCAGTTCTGCGAATATTTTTAGAATTTTGTTTCTTTATAAAAGAAAAAAACTATACATACATTATAATTTGTTTACTATTATTTAGTGTTATTGGGATAAGTATAATCTCTTAA
- the ffh gene encoding signal recognition particle protein has product MFTSLSEKLQSSFNKLKGQTSLTEENIQSALRDIRVSLLEADVALPVVKKFIENIKEKAIGETVKKSLTPDQTFVSFVKKELEKALGEEAVPINLKTQPPAIILMAGLQGAGKTTSTAKLAKYLKEKYKKKVMVVSADVYRPAAIDQLRTLANSLDIDFFESDINQKPDFIVTQAIKTARTKLADVLIIDTAGRLHIDESMMDEIKQIHKIAKPIETLFTVDSMTGQDAAITAKAFNDALELTGIVLTKTDGDARGGAALSIREITGKPIKFLGTGEKTDALEPFHPDRVASKILGMGDMLSLIESIEQKTEKDAAQKLTKKLKSGKNFDLEDFKNQISQMKKMGGVDSIMSNLPNIPNMPGNVGDKMFKKIEAMIDSMTPLERKKPELIKHSRKQRIIRGSGTTIQDLNKLLQQHTQMKKMMKSVVGKKGGMANIMKRMSAMQGMGGMANLLGKK; this is encoded by the coding sequence ATGTTTACTAGTTTATCGGAAAAATTACAATCTTCTTTTAATAAATTAAAAGGACAGACTTCTCTTACAGAAGAGAATATTCAATCAGCTTTACGTGATATCAGGGTATCACTATTAGAAGCCGATGTAGCTTTACCTGTTGTAAAGAAATTTATTGAAAACATCAAAGAAAAAGCCATTGGTGAGACAGTTAAAAAAAGCCTTACACCAGATCAGACTTTTGTATCTTTTGTAAAAAAAGAGTTAGAAAAAGCTCTTGGTGAAGAAGCAGTACCTATAAATTTAAAAACTCAGCCCCCTGCTATTATCTTAATGGCTGGTTTACAAGGTGCTGGTAAAACGACATCTACAGCAAAACTAGCTAAATATCTTAAAGAAAAGTATAAGAAAAAAGTAATGGTAGTAAGTGCTGACGTTTACCGCCCTGCTGCTATTGATCAACTAAGAACTTTAGCAAATAGCTTAGATATTGATTTTTTTGAGTCTGATATTAACCAAAAGCCTGATTTTATAGTTACTCAAGCTATCAAAACAGCAAGAACTAAACTAGCTGATGTGCTCATAATAGATACTGCTGGTAGATTACATATAGATGAATCCATGATGGATGAAATCAAACAAATTCACAAAATTGCAAAACCTATAGAAACGCTATTTACAGTAGATAGTATGACCGGTCAAGATGCTGCTATAACTGCCAAAGCTTTCAACGATGCTTTAGAGCTAACTGGTATAGTACTAACTAAGACTGATGGTGACGCTAGAGGCGGTGCAGCTCTATCAATTAGAGAGATAACCGGTAAACCTATTAAATTCTTAGGTACTGGTGAAAAAACTGATGCTTTAGAGCCTTTCCACCCGGATAGAGTTGCTTCTAAAATCTTAGGTATGGGTGATATGCTTAGTTTAATAGAAAGCATAGAACAAAAAACAGAAAAAGATGCTGCTCAAAAACTTACTAAAAAACTAAAAAGTGGTAAAAATTTTGATCTAGAAGATTTTAAGAACCAAATTTCACAAATGAAAAAAATGGGTGGTGTTGACTCTATAATGTCAAATTTACCAAATATACCAAATATGCCTGGCAACGTTGGTGATAAAATGTTTAAAAAAATAGAGGCTATGATAGATTCAATGACACCACTTGAACGTAAAAAGCCAGAACTTATTAAACATAGCAGAAAACAAAGAATTATTAGAGGTTCTGGTACCACTATTCAAGACCTTAATAAATTATTACAACAACATACTCAAATGAAAAAAATGATGAAAAGTGTAGTTGGTAAAAAAGGTGGTATGGCAAATATAATGAAGCGTATGTCTGCTATGCAAGGTATGGGTGGCATGGCAAATCTACTAGGTAAAAAATAA